The Mesorhizobium loti DNA segment GTAATAGCGATAATCCCTGGTCTGCCGTCGGATAACGAAGCTGTTGAGGTCGAAGCTGTCGCCGCCGGCGATCTTCACGCAGTTGGGCACCGCGATGCGATGCCGCGTGGCGATCAGCCGGTTCAGCACATCGCCGGGAAAGCGCCAGACGTCGATATCGATCCACAGCGCCCAGTCGTCGTCTTCCTTCAGCCCATGGTCGATCAGGCAATTTCGTACCTTGGCAATCGCGCCGCGCCTGACGCGTTGCATCCTCGGCTTGGCCCGTCTTGCCCTATCGAGCCTGGTGCCGATATGTCTTTGCAGAAGCACAATGTCGCGATATTTGCCGGCCAGTCCCGCCGTCGCGGCCCGCAGCCGTTCCCAGCTGCCATCCAGGCTGTCGCCTTCGCAGAACACCAGCTTGATCCTGTCCTTGGGGTAGTCGAGCCCGTCCAGCGCATCGAGAAAGGGTTGGATGAGGTCGGCGGCGTCGCGAAGTGGCACCAGAACAGCGATGTTTTGACCCGAAGGCGGCGGCGCCGCCAGAACAACCTTGTCGACGCCGGCTCTCGCCACGGCCTCATCCAGATACGCCCCGCGCGTCATGTGGTACCAAAGCCCATAGGCGCGGTTGCGCAGCCTGGTCGTCCATTTCGGCGGCGGTTCGGGGATCCACCATGTGCCGGCCCAGTGATGGATCGACAGTGCTGCCGTATCGTCGCTGCCCTCGCGCTCCATGCTCCCGGCGGAGGTCACCGGCGTGAACAGGCCGGAAGGGTGAAGGGCGAAGGCTTCTTGATCGCTATAACCGCGCTGCGCGGAGGTCAAAAGGCAAGGGCCGGTTGCGTCGAGCACATCCTTGGCGCCGGCGAGCCCGGGCATCATGGACAACAGATGCATCCAGAAGGGATGCCCGGGCGGGCTCGCGATTGTTCCGTTGAACAGAAGATAGGGCAGGCCCCGGAAATCCGCCTGGACGGCCGCATGCGACGCCGGCTCCTTGCACAGCACGATCCGGGTTTCGTCCATGATCGGATCGAAGGCTGCGACGCATTCGCAGTCGATGTCGGCATAGACCCCGCCAAAATGATGCAGCAGCATGTAGCGGGCCGCATCCGAGCGCTGCACGCCCATCGTGTAGCCGCAGAACATCGGCAGGAAATCAGGGTAGTGCTCGGCCACGAATTCGAGGAGTATCCGGTCGCTCCAGAACATCACCGTCCAGTGCGGATTGTGCCGCTTCCAGCTGTCGGCATATGGCTGGAAGCGCGCGGGAATGGTGTCGCCCTTCCAGGTCTGGTGCAGGATCGCCGGAATCATCCGGCGGCGCCGTTTGGTCCAAGCCCGTCGCGAACGGCGTCGCGGATCGCTTGCGGGCCGAACCTTGCCCATACCGCCTGATGCGCTCGAAGGCGTTGCCGTGCCCTGCGTTCGGGATCGAGACAGAGTCCGATCGCCATCTCGGCAAGCGTTCCGTCGGATTGAGACAGCAGCACCTCGTCGTTTTCGATCAGGTCCAGGCCTTCGGC contains these protein-coding regions:
- a CDS encoding glycosyltransferase sugar-binding region containing DXD motif gives rise to the protein MIPAILHQTWKGDTIPARFQPYADSWKRHNPHWTVMFWSDRILLEFVAEHYPDFLPMFCGYTMGVQRSDAARYMLLHHFGGVYADIDCECVAAFDPIMDETRIVLCKEPASHAAVQADFRGLPYLLFNGTIASPPGHPFWMHLLSMMPGLAGAKDVLDATGPCLLTSAQRGYSDQEAFALHPSGLFTPVTSAGSMEREGSDDTAALSIHHWAGTWWIPEPPPKWTTRLRNRAYGLWYHMTRGAYLDEAVARAGVDKVVLAAPPPSGQNIAVLVPLRDAADLIQPFLDALDGLDYPKDRIKLVFCEGDSLDGSWERLRAATAGLAGKYRDIVLLQRHIGTRLDRARRAKPRMQRVRRGAIAKVRNCLIDHGLKEDDDWALWIDIDVWRFPGDVLNRLIATRHRIAVPNCVKIAGGDSFDLNSFVIRRQTRDYRYYREIRGGLHQPPKQTPYRYHLSDVRHLDIIGLDAVGGTMLLVDAALHRGGLRFPEIPYRDLIETEAFGVLANDLGIRPVGLPKLEILHVPW